A region of Flavobacterium album DNA encodes the following proteins:
- the mgtE gene encoding magnesium transporter yields the protein MEFKISKDFIARIEQYISENREQELQALLHDIHTADIAEIMEELDAGEASYIFHILDSEKTSEILLELDEEIREKILKNLSPKEIAEELDEMSTDDAADIIAELPADMKEEVIQELNDDEHAKDIVDLLRYDEDTAGGLMGKELVKVNENWNVLTCVKEMRVQAENVQRVHSIYVVDDEGRLKGRLSLKDLLVTSTKTPISEVYIKKVDFVKVTTPDVEVARIMQKYDLEAIPVIDELGRLVGRITIDDVVDVIKEEADKDYQLAAGISQDVEADDSILDLTKARLPWLVLALLGGFVTVKVLGIFEPAMQNHGELFFFTPLIAAMAGNVGVQSSAIIVQGLANNTLSGSLWNRLIKEVLLTLLNGLMLASILFLGSHFLLGRGYDIALTVSISLITVIVIASLIGTFMPLLLNKFKIDPALATGPFITTSNDICGILIYFSIAKMILGF from the coding sequence ATGGAGTTTAAAATCAGCAAAGATTTTATTGCCCGGATAGAGCAATATATAAGTGAGAACCGCGAGCAGGAGCTGCAAGCCCTGCTTCACGATATACACACTGCTGATATTGCCGAGATTATGGAAGAACTGGATGCCGGTGAGGCCAGCTACATCTTCCACATCCTCGACAGTGAAAAAACTTCTGAGATACTTCTTGAGCTCGATGAGGAAATACGCGAAAAGATATTAAAAAACCTCTCGCCGAAAGAGATCGCTGAAGAGCTCGATGAGATGAGCACGGATGACGCCGCCGACATTATAGCGGAACTTCCGGCGGACATGAAGGAGGAGGTTATCCAGGAGCTGAACGACGACGAGCACGCTAAGGACATTGTAGACCTGCTTCGTTATGACGAGGATACCGCAGGCGGTCTTATGGGTAAGGAGCTTGTAAAGGTCAACGAGAACTGGAATGTGCTTACCTGTGTAAAGGAAATGCGTGTGCAGGCCGAGAACGTGCAGCGCGTACATTCAATATATGTAGTAGACGATGAAGGCAGGCTAAAAGGCAGGCTTTCGCTAAAAGACCTCCTGGTGACTTCCACCAAAACACCGATCAGCGAGGTATATATCAAAAAAGTAGATTTTGTAAAAGTGACCACGCCCGATGTAGAGGTGGCGCGGATCATGCAGAAATATGACCTTGAGGCCATCCCGGTGATCGACGAGCTTGGCAGGCTTGTAGGGCGCATTACCATCGATGACGTGGTAGACGTGATCAAGGAAGAAGCCGACAAGGATTACCAGCTGGCAGCGGGTATCTCGCAGGACGTTGAGGCGGATGACAGCATCCTGGACCTCACCAAAGCCCGCCTTCCGTGGCTGGTGCTGGCATTACTGGGCGGATTTGTAACCGTGAAAGTACTCGGCATCTTTGAACCGGCAATGCAAAACCACGGCGAACTGTTTTTCTTTACGCCGCTTATTGCCGCAATGGCCGGGAATGTGGGCGTACAGTCGTCGGCGATCATTGTGCAGGGTTTGGCCAACAACACCTTAAGCGGATCTTTGTGGAACCGGCTTATTAAAGAGGTATTGCTTACATTGCTTAACGGACTGATGCTGGCTTCGATATTGTTTTTAGGAAGCCATTTCCTGCTGGGCAGAGGCTATGATATAGCCCTGACAGTGAGCATATCGCTTATAACAGTAATCGTTATCGCCTCCCTTATAGGCACCTTCATGCCATTGCTCCTCAATAAATTCAAGATAGACCCCGCACTGGCCACCGGCCCGTTCATTACTACCAGCAACGACATCTGTGGGATATTGATCTATTTTTCTATAGCGAAAATGATATTGGGGTTTTAG
- a CDS encoding 2-hydroxyacid dehydrogenase, with translation MDAKHIKILHIDSNNPILWEQMEQAGFTNEADFKSSKEEVEAKIHNYNGIVIRSRFDIDKQFLDKATNLQFIARVGAGLESIDCDYAAQKGVHLIAAPEGNRNAVGEQALGMLLSLFNNLNKADREIRNGQWIREGNRGHELDGKTVGIIGYGNMGKSFAKKLRGFDVEVLCYDIKPGVGDTNARQVTLEELQQKADVVSLHTPHTQETHKMVDAYYINAFAKPFWLINTARGKSLVTKDLADALRSGKVLGAALDVLEYEKSSFEHLFMDGNIPEAFQYLLDSDKVLLTPHIAGWTFESHERLAQVIIDKIKALYC, from the coding sequence ATGGACGCTAAACATATAAAAATCCTCCACATAGACAGCAACAACCCAATCCTATGGGAACAGATGGAGCAGGCCGGCTTTACCAATGAAGCCGATTTTAAATCATCCAAAGAAGAGGTAGAGGCCAAGATCCACAACTATAACGGCATCGTGATTCGCAGCCGCTTTGATATTGATAAGCAGTTTTTAGATAAGGCTACCAATCTGCAATTCATCGCCCGTGTGGGTGCCGGGCTTGAAAGTATCGACTGCGATTATGCAGCCCAAAAGGGGGTTCACCTTATCGCTGCCCCTGAAGGCAACCGCAACGCGGTAGGGGAGCAGGCGCTGGGCATGCTGTTGTCGTTATTCAATAATCTCAATAAAGCCGACAGGGAAATACGCAATGGCCAATGGATACGCGAGGGCAACCGCGGTCATGAGCTGGATGGTAAAACGGTAGGCATCATCGGCTATGGCAATATGGGTAAATCGTTCGCCAAAAAGCTGCGGGGTTTTGATGTTGAGGTGCTGTGCTATGACATAAAGCCTGGTGTAGGCGATACCAATGCCCGGCAGGTAACACTTGAAGAATTACAGCAAAAGGCCGATGTAGTCAGCCTGCATACACCGCACACTCAGGAAACACACAAGATGGTGGATGCGTATTATATTAATGCTTTTGCAAAACCGTTCTGGTTAATAAACACAGCGCGGGGGAAAAGCCTGGTAACGAAAGACCTGGCCGATGCCTTGCGATCGGGTAAAGTACTTGGTGCCGCACTCGATGTCCTTGAATATGAAAAGTCGTCTTTTGAGCACCTGTTCATGGATGGCAATATTCCCGAAGCGTTCCAATACCTTCTGGATTCTGATAAGGTATTACTCACGCCCCACATTGCCGGGTGGACCTTTGAAAGCCACGAGCGGCTGGCGCAGGTAATCATTGATAAGATAAAGGCATTGTATTGCTAA
- a CDS encoding DUF805 domain-containing protein: MEWYLKVVRDNYANFSGRARRSEYWYFILFNLIFLIALYVLAMLIGTIGMALYGIYALATFVPGLAVAVRRLHDINKSGWYYFVVLIPIVGGIWLLVLLATEGDRGPNQYGPDPKNNYNEFDEIGAKETY, translated from the coding sequence ATGGAATGGTATCTAAAAGTTGTACGCGACAATTACGCAAACTTTTCGGGAAGGGCGAGGCGAAGCGAATATTGGTATTTTATTTTGTTTAACCTGATATTCCTGATTGCACTCTACGTATTAGCGATGTTAATTGGCACTATCGGAATGGCCCTTTATGGTATTTATGCCCTTGCAACTTTCGTTCCAGGACTTGCTGTTGCCGTAAGGAGGCTGCATGACATCAACAAAAGCGGTTGGTATTATTTTGTTGTTTTGATTCCGATTGTAGGGGGGATATGGCTCCTGGTCCTATTGGCTACTGAAGGTGACCGCGGCCCTAACCAATATGGCCCTGACCCGAAAAATAATTATAACGAATTTGACGAGATAGGTGCAAAGGAAACCTACTAA
- a CDS encoding GNAT family N-acyltransferase, with the protein MSLVTAKEVAKAIKTDKYGFLGTFTGWLLMKVLKISTMNKIYDRNKHLSDLKFLNAILDEFQIKFEIPEEDLKRLPKSGAYITISNHPLGGIDGILLLKLMLEQEPNFKIIANFLLHRIEPLKPYVMPVNPFENHKDAKSSVTGIKDALRHLSDGKPLGIFPAGEVSTYKDGKLVVDKPWEEGAIKLIKKANVPVVPIYFHAKNSRLFYFLSKLGDTLRTAKLPSELLTQKDRVIRVRIGKPISVAEQAEHEGLEAYSEFLRRKTYMLANPYEKDTKLIDTSNLNLKINKGPKQIAKPANHDKILAEVAQLRKGDYRLLQSKNYEVFFVSADKIPNILHEIGRLREITFREVGEGTNESLDLDNYDKYYHHMFLWDDDTKCIAGAYRMGLGSDIYKKYGIDGFYLHDLFRFEPELYDMMSKSIEMGRAFIIKEYQQKPMPLFLLWKGIVHTTLRFPDHKFLIGGVSISNQFSDFSKSLMIEFMKSHYYDPYVAQYIHPKKEYKVKLKDADKDFVFNEAEADLNKFDKFIEEVEPGNLRLPVLIKKYIKQNARVVAFNVDPLFNNSVDGLMYIRIADLPESTVRPVMEEFQKELERKLAEKGEEHL; encoded by the coding sequence ATGAGTTTAGTTACAGCTAAAGAAGTTGCAAAAGCAATAAAGACTGACAAATACGGGTTTTTAGGAACTTTTACCGGCTGGTTATTGATGAAGGTCCTGAAGATCTCCACGATGAATAAGATATACGACAGGAACAAGCACCTTAGCGACCTTAAGTTCCTGAATGCCATACTTGATGAGTTCCAGATAAAATTCGAGATCCCTGAAGAAGACCTGAAGCGCCTCCCTAAAAGCGGTGCCTATATTACTATATCCAATCATCCCCTGGGTGGGATCGACGGCATATTGCTCCTGAAGTTGATGCTCGAGCAGGAGCCGAATTTCAAGATCATTGCCAATTTCCTGCTGCACCGCATCGAGCCGCTTAAGCCGTATGTGATGCCTGTTAACCCGTTCGAAAACCACAAGGATGCCAAATCGAGCGTAACGGGAATCAAAGATGCGCTGCGCCACCTGAGCGACGGCAAGCCACTGGGCATATTCCCGGCCGGCGAAGTATCTACCTATAAAGACGGTAAGCTGGTAGTAGACAAACCGTGGGAAGAGGGCGCCATAAAACTCATAAAAAAAGCGAATGTGCCTGTAGTGCCCATCTACTTCCATGCCAAGAACAGCAGGCTGTTTTATTTCCTTTCCAAATTGGGCGACACTTTGCGTACCGCCAAATTGCCATCGGAACTGCTCACCCAGAAAGACAGGGTTATCAGGGTGCGTATCGGCAAGCCTATCTCGGTAGCAGAACAGGCCGAACACGAAGGGCTGGAAGCTTATTCGGAATTCCTGCGCAGAAAAACGTATATGCTGGCCAACCCATATGAAAAAGACACAAAACTTATAGACACTTCCAACCTGAACCTTAAGATAAACAAAGGCCCCAAGCAGATTGCTAAACCGGCCAACCACGACAAAATACTTGCCGAAGTGGCACAGCTCCGAAAAGGAGATTACCGCCTGCTGCAAAGCAAGAATTATGAAGTATTCTTTGTTTCGGCAGATAAGATCCCAAATATCCTGCACGAAATAGGCCGCCTCCGCGAAATAACTTTCAGGGAAGTGGGCGAAGGCACGAATGAGTCGCTCGACCTTGATAATTACGACAAATATTACCACCACATGTTCCTGTGGGACGATGATACCAAATGCATCGCCGGCGCTTACCGGATGGGGCTGGGATCGGATATCTATAAAAAATACGGTATCGACGGCTTTTACCTTCACGACCTTTTCCGTTTTGAGCCGGAACTATATGACATGATGAGCAAGTCGATAGAGATGGGGCGTGCATTCATCATTAAAGAATACCAGCAGAAACCCATGCCGCTCTTCCTGCTCTGGAAAGGGATCGTACATACCACGCTCCGCTTCCCGGATCATAAGTTCCTCATTGGCGGGGTGAGCATCAGCAACCAGTTCTCGGATTTCTCAAAATCGCTGATGATCGAGTTTATGAAATCGCATTACTACGACCCGTATGTGGCCCAGTACATCCACCCTAAAAAGGAGTATAAGGTAAAACTGAAGGATGCGGATAAAGATTTTGTTTTCAACGAAGCGGAAGCCGACCTGAACAAGTTTGACAAATTTATCGAGGAAGTAGAGCCGGGCAACCTACGCCTGCCGGTACTCATCAAAAAATACATTAAGCAAAATGCAAGGGTGGTAGCGTTTAATGTCGACCCGCTATTCAATAACTCGGTAGACGGGCTGATGTACATCCGTATCGCCGACCTGCCCGAAAGCACCGTGCGCCCTGTTATGGAAGAATTCCAGAAGGAACTCGAACGCAAGCTTGCAGAAAAGGGCGAAGAGCATTTGTAG
- a CDS encoding exodeoxyribonuclease III — MRIISYNVNGIRAAFNKGFIEWLKQAGPDIICLQETKATVDQVAVHEIEAAGYPYHYWFSAQKKGYSGVAIVSKHKPNNVVYGTGIEHMDFEGRNIRLDFDGFSVMSLYLPSGTNVERHEYKFRYMDEFHQYITNLRTEIPNLIICGDYNICHEKIDIHDPVRNARVSGFLPNERAWLGGFMESGFIDSFRHFNKEPHNYTWWSNFGNARANNKGWRIDYALVSEPLRDRLTRALILPEARHSDHCPILVEFE, encoded by the coding sequence ATGAGGATTATTTCTTACAACGTAAACGGTATCCGTGCAGCGTTCAATAAGGGTTTTATCGAATGGCTGAAACAGGCCGGCCCGGACATCATTTGCCTCCAGGAAACCAAGGCAACCGTAGACCAGGTAGCCGTTCACGAAATTGAGGCGGCAGGCTACCCATACCATTACTGGTTCTCTGCGCAAAAAAAAGGCTATAGCGGTGTTGCTATAGTATCGAAGCACAAACCTAATAATGTGGTATATGGCACCGGCATAGAGCACATGGATTTTGAAGGCCGCAACATACGGCTCGATTTCGACGGCTTTTCGGTAATGAGTTTATACCTGCCTTCGGGAACCAATGTCGAAAGGCATGAGTACAAGTTCCGTTACATGGATGAATTCCACCAATATATTACAAACCTTCGGACTGAGATACCAAACCTTATCATCTGCGGCGATTATAATATCTGCCATGAAAAGATAGACATCCACGATCCGGTGCGCAATGCGAGGGTTTCGGGCTTCCTGCCAAACGAACGCGCATGGCTCGGCGGCTTTATGGAAAGCGGCTTTATCGACAGCTTCCGCCATTTTAATAAAGAGCCGCACAATTATACATGGTGGAGCAACTTTGGCAATGCGCGTGCCAATAATAAGGGGTGGCGTATCGACTATGCACTTGTGAGCGAGCCCCTGCGCGACCGCCTTACCCGGGCACTTATATTGCCGGAAGCAAGGCACAGCGATCACTGCCCGATACTGGTAGAATTTGAATAA
- a CDS encoding OmpA family protein, which yields MLRRISVGLLVMMMATSCVSKKVYTDLENKYADLKKENREMADKNTSLEKERNALDLKSKDLHGQLDKMKADRDKLAADYAAAQSSLNTLKSSYAALEKNSGDALDTNMKKNRELLAQLEAKEKALAAEQERLNKLSSELQERSQRVNELESMMASQEASMKKLKETLSKALNSFEGKGLTVEMKNGKVYVSMENKLLFGSGSWVVGAEGKKAVVEVAKVLAVNPDISVLIEGHTDNVPYAGTGQITDNWDLSTKRATAIVNIIRENKTVNPQNLTAAGRGEFAPVAGNDTAEGKSKNRRIEIILTPKLDEISKMLNEI from the coding sequence ATACTAAGAAGAATTTCTGTAGGCCTGTTGGTCATGATGATGGCAACAAGCTGCGTGTCCAAGAAGGTATATACCGACCTGGAGAATAAGTATGCCGACCTGAAAAAAGAAAACCGCGAGATGGCCGATAAGAATACCTCGCTCGAAAAAGAACGCAATGCGCTCGACCTGAAATCGAAAGACCTGCATGGGCAGCTGGATAAAATGAAGGCCGACCGTGACAAGCTGGCTGCCGATTATGCTGCCGCACAATCGAGCCTGAATACGCTCAAATCATCCTATGCCGCGCTTGAGAAAAACAGCGGCGATGCACTGGATACCAATATGAAAAAGAACCGCGAGCTCCTTGCGCAGCTGGAAGCAAAGGAAAAAGCGCTGGCGGCAGAACAGGAGAGGCTGAACAAACTAAGTTCGGAGCTTCAGGAACGTTCGCAGCGTGTAAATGAGCTGGAAAGCATGATGGCATCGCAGGAAGCAAGCATGAAAAAACTGAAGGAAACGCTTTCTAAAGCGCTCAACAGCTTTGAAGGCAAAGGGCTTACCGTAGAGATGAAGAACGGCAAAGTGTATGTTTCGATGGAGAACAAACTGCTATTCGGGTCAGGAAGCTGGGTTGTAGGCGCTGAAGGTAAAAAAGCGGTAGTCGAGGTTGCCAAGGTACTTGCCGTGAACCCTGATATCTCTGTACTGATAGAAGGCCACACCGATAACGTGCCTTATGCAGGCACCGGCCAGATCACCGATAACTGGGATCTTTCTACCAAGCGTGCCACAGCGATCGTGAACATTATCCGCGAGAATAAAACAGTGAACCCGCAAAACCTTACCGCAGCAGGCAGGGGAGAATTTGCCCCGGTAGCAGGCAACGATACCGCAGAAGGTAAATCAAAAAACAGGAGGATCGAGATCATCCTAACACCAAAACTGGATGAGATATCCAAAATGCTGAACGAGATTTAA
- a CDS encoding PQQ-dependent sugar dehydrogenase: MKTKLFLASLLFTGFVHAQDIELEPFAQGLNMPVDIAFANDDRMFVVEQDGLIKMLINVEGEVTQSTFLNVSSLIATSGSERGLLGMAFHPDFENNGYFFINYTNTSNNTVIARYTVNSADPNVADPNSGVILLTVTQPFSNHNGGCLRFGPDGYLYIGMGDGGDGGDPGNRAQNINTLLGKMLRLDVDGAAPYTSPADNPYIGVDGADEIWAIGMRNPWKFSFNRLNGDLWIGDVGQELWEEINKVPSTSGGLNFGWRCYEGTHTYNTSECSGITGLTAPLVDYSSGSGSGNCSVIGGYVYTGTLFPNLQGKYLFADYCSSKIGMIDEAGGAITWTSAFPGTNFVTFGEDHSGELYIAGISDGKIYHIIDNSVSGTTDFAGGSYTVYPNPAGTEVFLDLNNILSTASVSILDIRGKLLVQQDVAEGSSRIDTSALQSGIYMMKLEASGNTKYQKLVIR, from the coding sequence ATGAAAACAAAACTATTTTTAGCTTCCCTGCTATTCACGGGGTTCGTACACGCCCAGGACATCGAACTGGAACCATTCGCCCAGGGTTTGAACATGCCGGTTGATATTGCTTTCGCCAATGACGACCGGATGTTCGTGGTGGAGCAGGACGGACTTATTAAAATGCTTATCAACGTTGAGGGGGAAGTAACCCAATCAACATTCCTGAACGTATCATCCCTTATCGCTACTTCCGGATCGGAAAGGGGGCTTTTAGGAATGGCGTTCCATCCCGATTTTGAAAATAACGGTTATTTTTTCATCAATTATACCAATACCAGTAACAACACAGTCATAGCACGCTATACTGTTAATTCTGCTGACCCAAATGTAGCCGACCCCAACAGCGGCGTTATCCTGTTGACCGTAACCCAGCCTTTTTCCAACCACAATGGGGGCTGCCTCCGCTTCGGCCCGGACGGCTACCTCTATATAGGCATGGGTGACGGAGGCGATGGAGGCGACCCGGGTAACAGGGCACAGAATATCAATACACTGCTTGGAAAAATGCTGCGCCTTGATGTTGACGGCGCGGCTCCTTATACTAGCCCTGCGGACAATCCGTATATAGGCGTGGATGGTGCCGATGAAATATGGGCCATCGGGATGCGCAACCCCTGGAAATTTTCTTTTAACAGGCTGAACGGCGACCTTTGGATTGGCGATGTTGGGCAGGAACTATGGGAAGAGATCAACAAGGTGCCCTCTACATCCGGAGGGCTTAATTTCGGGTGGAGGTGCTATGAGGGTACCCATACTTACAATACGTCGGAATGTTCAGGCATTACCGGCTTAACCGCACCACTTGTTGATTATAGCAGCGGCTCAGGAAGCGGGAATTGTTCTGTCATAGGCGGCTATGTTTATACCGGGACACTTTTCCCGAACCTGCAGGGAAAATACCTTTTTGCGGATTATTGCAGCAGCAAAATAGGTATGATCGATGAGGCTGGAGGCGCTATTACCTGGACCAGCGCTTTCCCTGGAACCAACTTTGTGACCTTTGGTGAAGACCACAGCGGCGAACTTTATATTGCAGGCATCAGCGACGGAAAGATATACCACATCATTGACAATTCCGTTTCGGGCACTACCGATTTTGCAGGTGGCTCTTATACAGTTTATCCTAACCCTGCCGGTACCGAAGTTTTTTTAGACCTTAACAACATACTGTCCACTGCTTCTGTAAGCATCCTTGATATAAGGGGGAAACTGCTGGTACAGCAGGACGTTGCGGAAGGCAGCTCGCGCATTGATACTTCCGCATTACAGTCAGGCATTTACATGATGAAGCTTGAGGCTTCGGGTAATACTAAGTACCAGAAACTGGTTATCAGGTAG
- a CDS encoding DUF4139 domain-containing protein, producing MKKILFLCLLISSMTFAQKPIFTTAKAVAATVYFNGAELSQATTVNLPAGSSEIVVKNVADNLNENTVRIGAPAGLTVLSVQFTRDYIAEYEADETSPAIKKVRDSISLVQKELERTATAKASELKVLELLDKNNQVYGQQSGLSVTELMKMVDYYKAKRTETATAINTLTEKEKKLNELLAKLNSRLETDTTTDDDLSEGKLVLQVMNDKAGTIPLTIDYLAQNAGWTPFYDLRADNITEPINLLYKAEVVQQTGLDWKKIKLTLSSGMPNQSNIAPSINPWFLTTYNPLAYTSNGFANVTETLQGQVAGVAISTGQGQPGANSTVILRGYGSMNGNIEPLYVIDGVPDNADNFRSLNPKEIVNIEVLKDAGATAIYGNRGANGVIIVTTKKGKFKEKASVDKFTQVTENQMNVSFDIDIPYDILSNGKKHSITMKEIKLPAFFRHLSVPKLEEEAFLMAEITDYSKYNLLKGEANIIFEGMYAGKTYIDPGQTTDTLSLSMGRDKKIDIERTKVVEKSGSKFLSSKKEETFTYDIIVRNNKKEAVQLTVKDQYPLSTLENMEVELLESSGADVDEETGILQWQMKLKPGETKKVRLSYRVRHPKDVGIGNL from the coding sequence ATGAAAAAGATACTCTTTTTATGCCTGCTCATCAGCAGCATGACATTCGCCCAAAAACCGATATTCACTACGGCTAAGGCTGTTGCGGCTACGGTATACTTTAACGGTGCCGAGCTTTCGCAGGCCACAACCGTAAACCTTCCCGCCGGTAGCAGTGAGATCGTGGTAAAAAACGTGGCTGACAACCTCAATGAAAACACTGTACGTATTGGGGCACCCGCCGGACTCACGGTGCTTTCGGTGCAATTTACGCGCGACTATATCGCCGAATATGAGGCTGACGAAACTTCGCCTGCCATTAAAAAAGTGCGCGACAGTATCAGCCTCGTTCAAAAAGAGCTGGAACGGACGGCAACGGCGAAGGCATCTGAACTAAAGGTTCTTGAGCTGCTCGACAAAAACAACCAGGTGTACGGACAGCAGTCAGGGCTCAGCGTTACCGAACTGATGAAGATGGTCGACTATTACAAGGCGAAGCGCACTGAAACGGCTACTGCTATCAATACGCTGACAGAAAAAGAAAAGAAACTGAACGAATTGCTTGCTAAACTCAACAGCCGCCTGGAAACCGACACCACTACTGACGATGATCTTTCTGAGGGAAAACTGGTGTTGCAGGTAATGAACGATAAGGCCGGTACTATCCCGCTGACGATAGATTACCTTGCCCAAAATGCCGGATGGACACCTTTCTATGACCTGAGAGCCGACAATATCACGGAGCCTATTAATTTGTTATACAAAGCGGAAGTAGTGCAACAGACAGGCCTCGACTGGAAAAAGATAAAGCTCACTTTATCCAGCGGGATGCCCAACCAAAGTAATATAGCGCCATCTATCAATCCGTGGTTTCTGACCACGTATAACCCCTTAGCTTACACAAGTAATGGTTTTGCAAATGTTACGGAAACCCTACAGGGACAGGTGGCAGGTGTTGCCATATCTACCGGGCAGGGGCAGCCGGGCGCGAACAGTACTGTTATACTGCGTGGTTATGGCTCTATGAACGGGAACATCGAGCCCCTGTATGTTATTGATGGAGTTCCGGATAATGCAGATAACTTCAGGAGCCTTAACCCCAAAGAAATCGTAAATATTGAAGTACTTAAAGATGCAGGCGCTACTGCCATTTACGGCAACAGGGGTGCTAATGGGGTTATAATAGTTACCACAAAAAAAGGAAAGTTTAAAGAAAAGGCTTCCGTAGATAAATTTACACAGGTCACAGAAAACCAAATGAATGTATCTTTCGATATCGATATCCCTTACGATATCCTGTCGAACGGAAAGAAGCACAGCATTACCATGAAGGAGATAAAGCTGCCGGCATTCTTCAGGCATTTATCGGTGCCGAAACTTGAGGAGGAAGCCTTCCTGATGGCTGAAATAACCGACTATTCTAAATACAACCTGTTGAAAGGCGAGGCCAATATCATCTTTGAAGGGATGTATGCCGGCAAAACGTATATTGATCCGGGACAAACGACGGATACGCTGAGCCTTAGCATGGGAAGGGATAAAAAGATCGATATCGAAAGAACAAAAGTGGTGGAGAAGTCCGGAAGCAAATTCCTTTCGTCTAAAAAAGAAGAGACGTTTACTTATGACATCATCGTGCGTAATAACAAGAAAGAAGCCGTACAGCTGACCGTAAAAGACCAATATCCGCTGAGCACACTGGAGAACATGGAAGTAGAACTCCTGGAAAGCAGCGGTGCCGATGTGGATGAGGAGACTGGCATCCTGCAATGGCAGATGAAGCTGAAGCCCGGTGAAACCAAAAAGGTGCGCCTGAGCTACCGTGTGCGGCACCCTAAAGATGTAGGGATAGGGAATCTATAA